The Glycine soja cultivar W05 chromosome 3, ASM419377v2, whole genome shotgun sequence genome window below encodes:
- the LOC114404878 gene encoding uncharacterized protein LOC114404878 yields the protein MTGSSKELIEEFKGGMKEAFEMTDLGKMSFFLGMQVQHDRGEVFVSQEKYAKEILRKFKTEECKPIATPMNQKEKFSNEDGAEKVDEKLHISLIGCLMYLTATRPDITYAVSLLSRYMHCASEIHFKAAKRILRYIKGTIGYGVKFQPVKEFSLYGYSDSDWAGSNDDMKSTSDYCFTFGYGVFSWHSKK from the coding sequence ATGACAGGAAGTTCAAAGGAGCTAATTGAAGAGTTTAAAGGAGGAATGAAAGAAGCCTTTGAAATGACTGATCttggaaaaatgtcatttttcctTGGTATGCAGGTGCAACATGATAGAGGTGAAGTCTTTGTAAgtcaagaaaaatatgcaaaggaAATTCTTAGAAAGTTCAAGACGGAGGAATGCAAGCCAATTGCAACGccaatgaatcaaaaggagaaaTTCAGCAATGAAGATGGAGCTGAAAAAGTTGATGAAAAACTGCACATAAGTTTAATAGGATGTCTGATGTATTTGACTGCAACCAGGCCAGACATTACTTATGCAGTAAGCTTGTTGTCACGATATATGCACTGCGCTAGTGAGATTCATTTTAAGGCAGCTAAAAGAATCCTGAGATATATCAAGGGTACTATTGGTTATGGAGTGAAGTTTCAGCCAGTAAAAGAGTTCAGTCTTTATGGATATTCAGATAGTGATTGGGCTGGGAGTAATGATGACATGAAAAGCACTTCAGACTATTGTTTCACATTTGGTTATGGAGTTTTTTCATGGCATTCAAAGAAGTAA